In Phyllostomus discolor isolate MPI-MPIP mPhyDis1 chromosome 3, mPhyDis1.pri.v3, whole genome shotgun sequence, a single genomic region encodes these proteins:
- the TRIM4 gene encoding E3 ubiquitin-protein ligase TRIM4 encodes MAAEDLQEELFCPICLEYFQDPVSIECGHNFCRRCLRHSSEEGGGSFPCPECRQPSSTAALRPNWALARLAERARHRQQQGHRAPETCGLCDRHGEPLRLFCEDDQRPVCLVCRESQEHQDHSLAPVDEAFESYREKLLKTQRSLMAKMEKVTYLQDSEMKNAAEWKDKMNNQQLRVSAQFAKLHHLLDEEEQLFLQRLSEEEKETKKKHAENTLRLNRMIASLKKLMLEVEKKSQSSTLELLQNPKDLLTRSENQDVNYSVEVLQVKTECHVPMMKEMLKRFQVAISLAEDTAHPKLVFSQEGRCVRNGTPASSWPVFSSAWNYFTARRNPQQTPQSVKRFQHLPSVLGKNIFTSGKHYWEVENQSSLVIAVGVCREDILGIVGNSEISPDVGIWAICWSSTCYWPLTGNPVISTSLEPAVQRVGVFLDYEAGDISFYNAVDGVHIHTFSCSFVSHLQPFFWLSPLASLILPPVTGGK; translated from the exons ATGGCTGCGGAGGACCTGCAGGAGGAGCTTTTCTGCCCCATCTGTCTGGAGTATTTCCAGGATCCGGTGTCCATAGAGTGCGGCCACAACTTCTGCCGCCGCTGCCTGCGCCACAGCTCGGAAGAGGGCGGCGGCAGCTTCCCCTGCCCCGAGTGCCGGCAGCCGTCCTCCACCGCCGCGCTGCGGCCCAACTGGGCCCTGGCCCGGCTGGCGGAGAGGGCGCGGCACCGGCAGCAGCAGGGGCACCGGGCTCCCGAGACCTGCGGCCTGTGCGACCGCCACGGGGAGCCCCTGCGGCTCTTCTGCGAGGACGACCAGCGGCCCGTGTGCCTGGTGTGCAGGGAGTCCCAGGAGCACCAGGACCACTCCTTGGCGCCCGTGGATGAGGCCTTCGAGAGCTACCGG GAGAAACTCCTGAAGACTCAACGTAGTCTAATGGCCAAGATGGAGAAAGTCACATATTTACAGGACTCGGAAATGAAGAATGCCGCAGAGTGGAAG GACAAGATGAATAATCAGCAGTTGAGAGTCAGTGCACAGTTTGCAAAGCTGCACCACCTCCTGGACGAGGAAGAGCAACTGTTTCTTCAGAGGCtgagtgaagaagaaaaagagacaaagaagaaacatgCTGAGAACACATTAAGGCTCAATCGGATGATCGCTTCCTTAAAGAAGCTCATGCTAGAGGTAGAGAAGAAGAGTCAGAGCTCCACCCTGGAGTTGCTTCAG AATCCAAAAGATCTTTTGACCAG GAGTGAGAACCAGGATGTAAACTATTCTGTTGAAGTTCTGCAGGTGAAGACTGAGTGTCATGTACCAATGATGAAGGAAATGCTGAAGCGATTCCAAG TGGCTATCAGTTTAGCTGAAGACACAGCTCACCCCAAACTTGTCTTCTCCCAGGAAGGGAGGTGCGTGCGAAATGGAACACCAGCCAGTTCTTGGCCAGTATTTTCCTCAGCATGGAACTACTTTACTGCACGGAGGAATCCTCAGCAGACCCCGCAGTCTGTGAAGAGATTTCAACACTTACCCAGTGTTTTGGGAAAAAACATTTTCACTTCAGGGAAACATTACTGGGAAGTTGAGAACCAAAGTAGCCTGGTGATTGCTGTGGGAGTGTGTCGGGAGGACATCCTGGGGATTGTTGGTAATTCAGAAATATCCCCTGATGTGGGCATCTGGGCTATTTGTTGGAGCTCCACCTGCTATTGGCCCCTAACGGGCAACCCTGTAATTTCCACCAGTCTAGAGCCAGCTGTTCAGCGAGTGGGAGTTTTCCTAGATTATGAGGCTGGGGATATCTCTTTCTACAATGCTGTGGATGGAGTGCACATACACAcgttttcttgttcttttgtctCACATCTCCAGCCATTTTTTTGGTTGAGCCCATTAGCATCTTTAATCCTCCCACCAGTGACTGGTGGGAAATGA
- the LOC114492395 gene encoding gap junction gamma-3 protein-like, protein MRGRFLRRLVAEESWHSTPVGLLLLPVLLGSRLVLLAASGTGVYGDEQSEFVCHTQQPGCKAACYDAFHPLSPLRFWAFQVILVAVPSALYMGFTVYHGIWHWEDSGKVKKEEETLTQQGQGSTDASGAERPRLLWAYVAQLGVRLVLEGAALGGQYHLYGFKMPSSFACRREPCLGSITCNLSRPTEKTIFLKTMFGVSGLCLFFTLLELVLLGLGRWWQTWKQKSSSSDCFPTSESTRKHKEPNDNFPVVESKDQFRTAGEKGTDVLFSSLTQIIRENLFSKSQR, encoded by the coding sequence ATGCGTGGCAGGTTCCTGAGGCGCCTGGTGGCTGAGGAGAGCTGGCACTCCACCCCCGTGGGGCTCCTCCTTCTTCCCGTGCTCCTGGGGTCCCGCCTTGTGCTGCTGGCTGCCAGTGGGACCGGGGTCTATGGCGATGAGCAGAGCGAATTCGTGTGTCACACCCAGCAGCCAGGCTGCAAGGCTGCCTGCTACGATGCcttccaccccctctccccactgcgcTTCTGGGCCTTCCAGGTCATCTTGGTGGCTGTGCCCAGTGCCCTCTACATGGGTTTCACCGTATATCATGGCATCTGGCATTGGGAAGACTCGGGAAAggtgaagaaggaagaggagaccCTGACCCAACAAGGACAGGGCAGCACAGATGCCTCAGGGGCTGAAAGGCCCAGGCTGCTCTGGGCCTATGTGGCACAGCTGGGGGTGCGACTGGTCCTTGAGGGGGCAGCCTTGGGGGGGCAGTACCATCTGTATGGGTTCAAGATGCCCAGCTCCTTCGCATGTCGTCGAGAGCCTTGCCTTGGCAGTATAACCTGTAATCTGTCCCGCCCCACTGAGAAGACCATTTTCCTAAAGACCATGTTTGGGGTCAGTGGGCTCTGTCTCTTCTTTACTCTTTTGGAGCTTGTGCTTTTGGGCCTGGGGAGATGGTGGCAGACCTGGAAGCAAAAATCTTCCTCTTCTGACTGCTTCCCAACTTCAGAGAGCACCAGGAAACACAAGGAACCAAACGATAACTTCCCAGTGGTGGAATCAAAAGACCAGTTCCGAACAGCAGGTGAGAAGGGCACTGatgtccttttttcttctttgactcaaattataagagaaaatttatttagtaagtcacagaggtag